Proteins from a genomic interval of Antedon mediterranea chromosome 5, ecAntMedi1.1, whole genome shotgun sequence:
- the LOC140049810 gene encoding DNA polymerase alpha catalytic subunit-like → MIGGDKMETATEEPSSQVSESQGDSLAARRSRRSNPKGKSGRLAALEQLKRIKKGEKIKYEVEEIQNVYDVVDENEYSDVVRNRQDDDWIVDDNGAGYVEDGREIFDDDLLGDEDDVTAENKNKKKKFTSKPNVKKAVSVKPANNIMSMFAAAGAKSKKSDKDAKIGNDDLLDEIMNDLGKSAGDIAVKPLSMKRKVRSHGNTPRNNTPRNPFSNKTPKKPNTPMMRPRQMVQELAPPKKLMSTFNKDYSSQKPAKKPRLTEHVIEVKEETENDYEVEDAEIVMNNDEEEVADADMALLDEEDDDIPDNFEDEIQKQEIQVKEEMEVKKDEEKMPEYDVEALASTGWETIKGQVNEIKKYPADGVQIDTSSLPLTKNEEGEQVLRFYWFDSYEDPYKQPGVVYLFGKVWIDSAKTHVSCCVPVKNIERQVFLLPRETNLRTNEPVGFRDVYEEVNSRVSERFKLMKFKCRKVTKKYCFEQHDVPAESEYLEVRYAADLPQLPSDLTGDTFSTVFGTNTSCCEILLMERKIQGPCWLDVKMPQLSPKPITWCKVEAFVTRTDHVTVVKDITPPPLVVMTISLRTVLNTKTHQNEVIAIAGLVHHEYHIHKAPPNPPFQQHFCAIGKPSDCIFPFDFQDVVKRSDSKCEMMPTERALLGYFLAMVHRMDPDVIVGHDIFSFDLDVLLHRINTCKVPQWSRIGRLRRQAMPKLSTGRSGFAEKNATCGRMVCDVKISAKELVRCKSYELTELSSSILKESRREIPFEEIKNMYTSSKQLMYLVEQTWVDASLILRIMCELNVLPLSLQITTICGNVMSRTLMGGRSERNEYLLLHAFHEKGFIYPDKSFKKKVQPVQENDEEIAQPKKGRKKPAYSGGLVLDPKKGFYDKYILLLDFNSLYPSIIQEYNICFTTIDRTPPESQADDEDWFPEPPPANLEPGILPTEIRKLVERRRQVKSLMKDKNISNDLKVQYDIRQKALKLTANSMYGCLGFSHSRFYAKPLAAMVTGKGREILMKTKELVEKMNLDVIYGDTDSIMINTNTNDIDEVYKLGNKVKNEVNKLYRLLEIDIDGVFKSMLLLKKKKYAALAVQKSADGKLTTTQELKGLDIVRRDWSGIAKEVGNYVIGQILSAESREIIVENIHTHLIDVGEKVKNNKIPMHMYEIHKSLTKSPKDYPDKKSLPHVHVALWMNSQGGKEVGAGDTVAYVICEDGSALPASQRAYHPDEAKKQSHLKIDVKYYLSQQVHPVVSRLCDPIDGTDAAHIAECLGLDPSGYKQALRQQEVDHDAYEGFEAQMTDEEKYKDCELFKFVCPACKKQNIIDTVITSSNSCRLEACSNEECGKPLYKYEAQMKNQIRVMIRRCVAKYYDGWLVCEDSSCAHRTRCVPINPQRHGLPCSVCQRALLKPEYTSKALYTQLRYFKFIFDTHHALEMNKDKGVTKQIFERNLEVRNAYDRLLQTTDCAVRQSGYSEVNLSRLFENLFTIKV, encoded by the exons ATGATCGGTGGCGACAAAATGGAAACAGCAACAGAAGAACCTTCTTCTCAAGTATCTGAAAGTCAAGGAG ATTCTCTTGCAGCTCGACGGTCAAGAAGATCAAATCCTAAAGGAAAAAGTGGACGCCTTGCAGCATTAGAACAATTGAAGCGAATCAAGAAaggagaaaaaataaaatatgag GTTGAAGAAATTCAGAATGTATATGATGTTGTCGATGAAAATGAATATTCTGATGTTGTAAGAAACCGCCAGGATGACGACTGGATTGTCGATGATa ATGGAGCAGGTTATGTGGAAGATGGACGTGAAATATTTGATGATGACTTGCTTGGAGATGAAGATGATGTTACTGCAG agaataaaaataagaaaaagaagTTTACCTCCAAACca AATGTCAAGAAGGCTGTTAGTGTGAAACCTGCCAATAACATCATGTCAATGTTTGCTGCTGCTGGAGCGAAGAGCAAAAAATCTGACAAAGATGCTAAGATTGGAAACGATGACCTGTTAGATGAAATTATGAATGACCTTGGAAAATCA gctgGTGATATTGCTGTCAAACCATTGTCAATGAAACGCAAAGTTCGAAg CCATGGTAATACACCACGCAACAACACACCTCGAAATCCATTTAGCAATAAAACTCCTAAAAAACCAAATACCCCAATGATGCGGCCTCGTCAAATGGTGCAGGAATTGGCGCCTCCAAAGAAATTAATGAGCACTTTCAATAAAGATTATTCCAGTCAAAAGCCGGCTAAGAAACCAAGATTAACCGAACATGTAATTGAAGTGAAAGAGGAAACGGAGAATGACTATGAGGTGGAGGATGCAGAGATTGTCATGAACAATGATGAGGAGGAAG TTGCCGATGCTGATATGGCTTTATTggatgaagaagatgatgacATACCCGATAACTTTGAGGATGAAATTCAGAAACAAGAAATACAAGTTAAAGAAGAAATGGAAGTCAAAAAAGATGAAGAAAAAATGCCAGA ATACGATGTTGAAGCTTTAGCATCTACTGGATGGGAGACTATCAAAGGTCAGGTGAATGAGATCAAGAAATACCCAGCAGATGGCGTTCAAATTGATACATCCAGTTTACCCCTCACAAAGAATGAGGAAGGGGAGCAAGTATTGCGGTTTTATTGGTTCGATAGTTATGAGGATCCTTATAAGCAACCAG GTGTTGTGTACCTTTTTGGTAAAGTTTGGATTGATTCTGCCAAAACTCATGTTAGCTGCTGTGTTCCTGTTAAGAACATTGAGAGACAGGTGTTCCTTCTGCCTCGAGAAACT AATCTACGAACAAATGAACCAGTTGGTTTCCGTGATGTTTATGAAGAAGTTAATAGTAGGGTTTCAGAGAGATTCAAACTTATGAAGTTTAAATGTCGA AAAGTCACAAAGAAATATTGTTTTGAGCAACATGATGTACCAGCTGAGTCTGAGTATCTGGAGGTCAGATATGCA gcTGACTTGCCTCAGCTGCCTTCAGACCTTACTGGGGATACATTTAGTACTGTGTTTGGAACCAACACATCATGCTGTGAGATATTGCTGATGGAACGTAAGATCCAGGGTCCATGTTGGCTAGATGTCAAGATGCCAC AGCTTTCCCCTAAACCAATAACATGGTGCAAGGTAGAAGCGTTTGTTACCAGAACTGATCATGTGACTGTTGTCAAGGACATCACTCCACCACCATTGGTTGTCATGACAATAAGCCTTCGAACAGTGTTGAATACAAAAACGCATCAAAATGAG GTAATAGCCATTGCTGGGCTAGTGCACCATGAGTATCACATCCACAAAGCACCTCCAAACCCTCCGTTTCAACAACATTTTTGCG CCATTGGAAAACCAAGTGATTGTATATTTCCATTTGACTTCCAAGATGTTGTAAAACGATCT gATTCCAAGTGTGAAATGATGCCAACTGAGCGTGCTCTGTTGGGCTATTTCCTAGCTATGGTTCATCGCATGGATCCTGATGTTATTGTG GGGCATGACATTTTCAGCTTTGACCTAGATGTTCTGCTTCATCGAATCAATACATGCAAAGTCCCTCAGTGGTCAAGAATTGGAAGACTAAGAAGACAAGCAATGCCAAAGCTATCT ACTGGAAGATCCGGATTTGCTGAAAAGAATGCCACATGTGGACGTATGGTTTGTGATGTTAAGATATCTGCCAAGGAGCTAGTCAGGTGCAAAAGCTATGAGCTTACAGAATTGTCAAGTTCTATACTGAAAGAAAGTCGAAGAGAAATTCCTTTTGAGGAAATCAAGAACATGTACAC ATCTTCCAAGCAGTTAATGTACCTTGTAGAGCAGACCTGGGTCGATGCATCGTTAATTCTACGCATCATGTGTGAACTGAATGTTTTACCGTTGTCCCTTCAGATCACCACGATATGTGGAAATGTCATG TCAAGGACATTAATGGGTGGAAGATCTGAGAGGAATGAATACCTACTTTTACATGCATTCCATGAGAAAGGTTTCATATACCCTGATAAATCATTTAAGAAGAAGGTTCAACCAGTG CAGGAAAATGATGAAGAAATTGCACAACCTAAAAAAGGACGCAAGAAACCAGCTTATTCTGGTGGGCTTGTGTTagacccaaaaaaag GTTTTTATGATAAGTATATCTTATTATTGGATTTCAACAGTCTGTATCCATCTATCATACAAGAGTATAATATTTGCTTTACAACAATTGATCGTACGCCACCAGAATCACAG gctGATGATGAAGATTGGTTTCCAGAACCCCCTCCAGCTAATTTGGAACCAGGAATCCTTCCAACtgaaattcgtaaacttgttgaACGTCGGCGGCAAGTTAAATCATTAATGAAAGACAAGAATATTAGTAACGATCTCAAAGTTCAG tatGACATCAGGCAGAAGGCTCTAAAGCTCACGGCCAATAGTATGTATGGTTGCCTGGGATTTTCTCATTCTAGATTTTATGCAAAGCCACTGGCTGCCATGGTTACGGGTAAAGGTCGTGAG atTCTTATGAAGACAAAGGAGCTGGTGGAGAAG ATGAATCTTGATGTAATTTACGGTGATACCGATTCAATCATGATCAACACGAATACAAATGATATAGATGAAGTCTACAAGCTGGGCAACAAAGTGAAAAATGAGGTCAACAAACTATACAGACTCCTTGAAATTGACATAGATGGAGTATTTAAATCTATGCTCTTACTAAAGAAGAAAaa GTATGCTGCCCTCGCTGTTCAAAAATCTGCAGATGGAAAATTGACGACAACACAAGAATTAAAAGGTCTTGATATTGTGAGGAGAGATTGGAGTGGAATTGCCAAAGAAGTTGGAAA CTATGTCATTGGCCAGATATTATCAGCAGAATCTAGAGAGATCATAGTCGAGAACATCCACACACATCTGATTGATGTTGGGGAGAAggtcaaaaacaacaaaatacctATGCATATGTATGAGATACATAAG AGTTTAACAAAATCTCCTAAAGATTATCCAGACAAGAAAAGTCTACCACATGTCCATGTAGCTCTCTGGATGAATTCTCAAGGTGGCAAAGAAGTAGGAGCTGGTGACACGGTGGCTTACGTCATATGTGAG GATGGCTCAGCATTACCGGCAAGTCAGAGAGCATACCATCCGGATGAAGCAAAGAAGCAGAGTCATTTAAAAATTGATGTCAAATACTATTTATCACAGCAAGTACACCCAGTAGTGTCTCGGTTATGTGACCCCATTGATGGCACAGATGCTGCCCATATTGCAGAGTGTCTGG GCCTGGACCCTTCTGGTTACAAGCAGGCCCTAAGGCAACAGGAGGTTGATCATGATGCTTATGAAGGCTTTGAAGCCCAAATGACAGATGAAGAGAAATACAAAGACTGtgaattattcaaatttgtcTGTCCTGcctgtaaaaaacaaaatataattgataCTGTAATTACAAGCTCT AATTCCTGCCGTTTAGAAGCATGCTCAAATGAGGAGTGTGGGAAGCCTCTGTACAAATATGAAGCGCAGATGAAAAACCAAATACGTGTGATGATACGCAGATGTGTGGCCAAGTACTATGAT GGTTGGTTGGTGTGTGAGGATTCCTCATGTGCTCACCGTACACGATGTGTTCCCATCAATCCACAACGCCATGGCCTTCCATGCTCAGTTTGCCAACGAGCTCTACTCAAGCCCGAG TACACTAGCAAAGCACTTTACACTCAGCTAAGATATTTCAAATTTATCTTTGATACTCATCATGCCCTTGAAATGAACAAGGATAAAG gTGTGACTAAACAAATTTTTGAAAGAAATCTTGAAGTACGAAATGCATACGACAGACTTCTACAGACAACAGATTGCGCTGTTCGACAAAGTGGTTACTCTGAGGTTAATCTCAGTCGATTGTTTGAGAATCTCTTTACAATCAAAGTTTGA